From a region of the Primulina eburnea isolate SZY01 chromosome 7, ASM2296580v1, whole genome shotgun sequence genome:
- the LOC140835815 gene encoding uncharacterized protein, whose translation MTQFFAQFAGSQAAVNSGARPRPEAVYERFHRMNPKEISGSTDPMVAEGWIKSIEVIFDFMELQDADRVRCAIFLLPGDARRWWESASVAINLPTLSWTGFKEAFFAKYFTEEGDSSVADFVRKFERGCYFVPNIANDAQIAVSRSLAAEQDLRDIEADRQGKRPYQAPPQHP comes from the exons atgacgcagttcttcgcgcagTTTGCCGGGAGCCAGGCTGCAGTGAATTCAGGGGCAAGGCCTAGACCAGAGGCAGTGTATGAGAGGTTTCATAGGATGAACCCTAAGGAGATTTCGGGatctactgacccgatggtggcagagggatggattaaatCCATCGAAGTGATCTTTGACTTCATGGAGCTACAAGATGCAGACCGAGTCCGTTGTGCCATATTCCTTTTACCAGGAGATGCCAGACGTTGGTGGGAAAGTGCGTCGGTGGCAATTAATCTGCCGACTTTGTCTTGGACTGGATTCAAGGAAGCGTTCttcgccaagtacttcactgaagaa GGAGACAGCAGCGTAGCAGACTTcgtcaggaagtttgagaggggttgttaCTTTGTGCCCAAcatagctaatgatgcccagA TTGCTGTGTCAAGATCATTGGCAGCAGAGCAAGATCTGAGGGATATAGAGGCTGATAGGCAGGgaaagaggccctatcaggcaccaccaCAACATCCGTAG